Proteins from a genomic interval of Chanos chanos chromosome 3, fChaCha1.1, whole genome shotgun sequence:
- the ptgdsa gene encoding neutrophil gelatinase-associated lipocalin — MRITLVIVATAMLFLTCTHGDIQPQKNFDAKRFAGKWYRVGLAYDAPSFVPYRSRLTISMGIVEPLPNGNVNMTMWRIMSSGCKSKLYVYEKTAVPGVFTYYSTRHKRVKDITVVETNYSEYALVLKHKKMNREYTQVSLYGRTQRLRAELIEKFREFAQSRGFPKESIMTPPPAENCPPSGR, encoded by the exons ATGAGGATCACCTTGGTGATTGTCGCTACGGCGATGCTCTTCCTGACTTGCACGCATGGAGACATACAACCTCAGAAAAACTTTGATGCTAAAAGG TTTGCAGGGAAATGGTATCGCGTTGGACTGGCCTATGATGCTCCAAGCTTTGTGCCATATAGAAGCAGATTGACTATCTCAATGGGAATTGTGGAACCACTGCCCAATGGAAACGTCAACATGACAATGTGGAGaatcat GTCGTCTGGCTGCAAGAGTAAGCTGTACGTGTATGAGAAGACTGCCGTACCTGGCGTGTTCACCTACTACAGCACAC GCCACAAAAGAGTGAAGGACATCACTGTGGTGGAGACCAACTATAGTGAATATGCCCTGGTTTTAAAACACAAGAAGATGAACAGGGAATACACACAGGTGTCTCTCTACG GTCGTACACAGAGGTTAAGAGCAGAGTTAATTGAAAAGTTTCGTGAGTTCGCCCAGTCACGTGGTTTTCCCAAGGAATCCATCATGACCCCCCCACCTGCAG AAAACTGTCCACCTTCAGGGCGCTAG
- the nrarpa gene encoding notch-regulated ankyrin repeat-containing protein A, with protein MSQADISTCSAPQRVFQEAVKKGNTKELHSLLQNMTNCEFNVNSFGPEGQTALHQSVIDGNLELVKLLVKFGADIRLANREGWSALHIAAFGGHQDIVLYLITKAKYSSGAR; from the coding sequence ATGAGCCAGGCGGATATATCAACTTGCTCCGCACCTCAGAGAGTGTTCCAAGAGGCCGTGAAGAAAGGCAACACAAAAGAACTCCATTCATTGctacaaaacatgacaaattgCGAATTCAATGTCAACTCATTTGGGCCAGAGGGACAGACGGCGTTGCATCAGTCGGTCATTGACGGTAATCTTGAGCTTGTTAAATTGCTGGTGAAATTCGGAGCCGATATTCGACTGGCCAACAGGGAAGGGTGGAGTGCTTTACACATCGCTGCCTTTGGAGGACATCAAGACATCGTCTTATACCTCATCACCAAGGCAAAATACTCCTCTGGCGCACGGTGA
- the ambp gene encoding protein AMBP, with the protein MQRPISLLFLTGLGLLHAGPLSPKPLLQTQENFDLKRFMGKWYDIAKASTCPWMHRHKADAAIGSLELANSGSKDKLSMTRTVLRHGTCKQITGDYELTETPGRFYYHSAKWGADVDAYVVHTNYDEYALVVMLKQKGENKTTSVKLYGRKMELRPTLMDDFKTLVKEQGMSEDTIIIKKNKGECVPGEEVAPEPVVQRARRNVVVPPPEEGSGAPDDTLMFRGDESCQEEPDAGPCFGMQHRYHYNATLMACQIFAYGGCMGNQNNFISEKECLQTCRTEAACRLPMDSGPCHQSVDLWAFDSNIGKCVSFKYGGCKGNGNKFYSQKECEEYCGVVKDDEEFIKAN; encoded by the exons atgcagCGTCCCATTTCCCTGCTGTTTTTAACAGGTCTGGGCCTTCTTCACGCTGGCCCTCTTTCACCCAAACCGCTCCTTCAAACGCAGGAGAACTTCGACCTGAAGCGG TTCATGGGAAAATGGTATGACATAGCAAAGGCTTCTACATGCCCATGGATGCATCGTCACAAGGCCGATGCAGCCATTGGCTCCTTGGAGCTCGCCAACAGTGGCAGCAAGGACAAACTGAGTATGACCAGGACTGTGCtcag ACATGGGACATGCAAACAGATCACCGGTGATTACGAGCTGACAGAGACACCTGGACGATTTTACTATCATAGTGCCA AATGGGGGGCTGATGTGGATGCCTACGTGGTACACACAAACTACGATGAGTACGCCCTTGTGGTAATGCTAAAACAAAAGGGAGAGAATAAAACCACCTCTGTCAAACTCTATG GCCGGAAGATGGAGCTGAGACCCACTTTGATGGATGACTTTAAGACACTGGTGAAGGAGCAGGGAATGAGTGAGGACACCATCattattaaaaagaacaaag GAGAATGTGTTCCAGGAGAGGAGGTGGCACCAGAGCCGGTCGTTCAG AGGGCGAGAAGAAACGTGGTGGTGCCTCCCCCGGAGGAGGGCTCAGGAGCACCCGACGACACACTCATGTTCAGAGGAGACG agtcaTGCCAGGAAGAGCCAGATGCAGGTCCTTGCTTTGGAATGCAGCACCGCTATCATTACAACGCCACTCTAATGGCCTGTCAGATCTTCGCTTACGGTGGATGCATGGGCAATCAAAACAACTTTATATCAGAGAAAGAATGTCTTCAGACCTGCCGCACAGAGG CGGCCTGCAGACTGCCTATGGACTCTGGCCCCTGTCACCAATCCGTGGACCTCTGGGCTTTTGACTCTAACATAGGCAAATGTGTGTCCTTCAAATACGGTGGTTGCAAAGGCAACGGCAATAAATTCTACTCCCAGAAAGAATGCGAGGAGTACTGTGGAGTGGTTAAAGACG ACGAGGAATTTATCAAAGCAAACTGA
- the slc27a4 gene encoding long-chain fatty acid transport protein 4, translating into MLRLASCTALLFLLRLILGLPWYQVIPAIIIFYLGSGGWKFAHIFAKTVGRDLHAACVLLKVKLNVKRHLREHNTVPKIFAETVRKYGDKTALIFEGTGERWSFRQLDEYSNRVANLLLSRGFQQGDVVALFMENRSQYVGLWLGMAKIGVEAALINFNLRLEALVHCVNISAAKAVVFGSELTDAMCEVHSSMGKTVKLFCSGDWDPKRVPEGTECLEPLLDAAPTHLPSQPQRSFTDRLFYIYTSGTTGMPKAAIVVHSRYYRMAALVYYGFRMRSDDILYDCLPLYHSAGNIVGVGQCLIHGMTVVIRKKFSASKFWDDCIKYNCTIVQYIGEICRYLLNQPVRDCEKRHRVRMALGNGLRHSIWEEFTGRFNVPQIAEFYGATECNCSLGNFDNKTGACGFNSQIMPFIYPIRLVRVDEETMELIRDPDGVCIPCKPGEPGQLVGRIIQTDPLRRFDGYVNQSATNKKIAHSVFKKGDSAYLSGDVLIMDQYGYMYFKDRTGDTFRWRGENVSTTEVEGTLSRLLDMKDVVVYGVEVPGVEGKAGMAAIADPDNTTDLQKFTRDLEKALPPYARPVFLRFLPEVNKTGTFKFQKTEMRREGFDPSVVSDKLYFLDSSKGCYAELNTELYRSIVSGKQKL; encoded by the exons ATGTTGCGTCTGGCAAGCTGTACAGCCCTGCTGTTCTTGCTTAGGCTCATCCTGGGCCTCCCCTGGTACCAGGTGATCCCTGCAATCATCATCTTCTACCTGGGCTCTGGAGGATGGAAATTCGCTCATATCTTCGCCAAGACTGTGGGGAGGGACCTACA TGCGGCGTGTGTGCTGCTGAAGGTGAAGCTTAACGTGAAGAGGCATCTGCGGGAGCACAACACCGTGCCTAAGATCTTTGCCGAAACGGTTCGCAAGTATGGCGACAAGACCGCTCTAATTTTCGAGGGCACGGGCGAACGGTGGAGCTTCAGGCAGCTGGACGAGTATTCGAACCGCGTGGCCAACCTGCTCCTCAGCCGTGGCTTCCAGCAGGGAGACGTGGTGGCTCTGTTTATGGAGAACCGCTCGCAGTATGTGGGCCTGTGGCTGGGTATGGCTAAGATCGGCGTGGAGGCAGCCCTTATAAACTTTAACCTGAGGCTGGAGGCTCTGGTTCACTGTGTCAACATCTCCGCCGCCAAAGCTGTGGTGTTTGGCAGCGAGCTGACTGACG cgATGTGTGAGGTGCATAGCTCCATGGGGAAGACGGTGAAGTTGTTCTGTTCTGGTGACTGGGACCCTAAACGAGTGCCTGAAGGAACAGAATGTTTAGAGCCACTCCTTGATGCTGCCCCTACACACCTGCCTAGCCAACCACAGCGTTCATTTACAG ATCGACTCTTCTACATTTACACTTCCGGCACCACTGGGATGCCCAAAGCAGCCATTGTGGTACACAGTAG GTACTATCGTATGGCTGCTCTGGTTTATTACGGCTTCAGGATGAGGTCTGATGACATTCTGTATGACTGCCTTCCACTTTACCACTCAGCAG gtaATATCGTGGGTGTTGGACAGTGCCTGATTCACGGGATGACTGTTGTCATTAGGAAGAAGTTCTCTGCATCCAAATTTTGGGATGACTGCATTAAATACAATTGCACG ATCGTGCAGTACATCGGAGAGATCTGCCGCTATCTGCTCAACCAGCCGGTGCGGGATTGCGAGAAGAGGCATCGAGTACGCATGGCGCTAGGAAACGGCCTCCGCCACTCCATCTGGGAGGAGTTCACTGGCCGCTTCAACGTGCCGCAGATCGCAGAGTTTTACGGGGCCACCGAGTGCAACTGCAGCCTGGGGAACTTCGACAACAAG ACCGGTGCCTGCGGCTTCAACAGCCAGATCATGCCTTTCATCTATCCCATTCGCCTGGTCAGGGTGGACGAGGAGACCATGGAGCTCATCAGAGACCCCGATGGAGTGTGTATCCCCTGCAAACCAG gTGAACCTGGGCAGCTGGTGGGCAGAATCATTCAGACTGACCCCCTGCGTCGTTTTGATGGCTATGTCAACCAGTCAGCCACGAACAAGAAGATTGCTCACAGCGTCTTTAAGAAGGGAGACAGTGCCTACTTGTCAG gTGATGTGCTCATTATGGACCAGTACGGCTATATGTACTTCAAAGACCGCACAGGAGACACATTCcgctggagaggagagaatgtatCCACCACAGAGGTGGAGGGGACCCTGAGCCGCCTTCTGGACATGAAGGATGTAGTAGTGTATGGGGTGGAGGTGCCAG GTGTGGAGGGCAAGGCTGGCATGGCAGCTATTGCAGACCCAGACAACACCACAGACCTGCAGAAGTTTACCCGGGATTTGGAGAAAGCTCTACCCCCCTACGCCCGCCCCGTCTTCCTGCGCTTTCTGCCAGAAGTAAATAAAACAG GGACCTTTAAGTTTCAGAAGACCGAGATGCGTCGGGAGGGTTTCGACCCCAGCGTGGTGTCTGATAAACTCTATTTCCTGGACTCCAGTAAGGGTTGTTACGCGGAGCTGAACACGGAGCTCTACCGCAGCATCGTCTCAGGAAAGCAGAAACTGTGA